The region TGAACGAACGCGCTTGGTCAGAAGGTTTTCTTCATTCATGGTGTTGACTCCTTCATTCGATAAAAGAGGGCTTATTGCTGCCTCATGAGTGCCGTATCTGTCGTATCTTGGCGCACAATACATCCAAAAAGAGCGATTTCCCGCCAAATACCATACGGTACAATTTATCTTAGGCCAAGTCGGTGCATTTCAACAGTATCGGTCTGAATAAGGTGCCAAATGAGACTTCACTCACAACTTTGACCCGCTGATGCAACTTTTCGCTCTCCGCGCGTCGAACTCTGTGAAGGCCGCGCTTTCATCTATACTCAGACAATCTGTACTGTCAAAGGAGTTTGCTTATGTTCAGTTGGGCGTTTCTGTTTCTGATTATCGCCATTGTCGCCGGGGTGCTGGGATTGAGCGGCATTGCTGGCGCCGCAACCAACATTGCCTGGATCCTGTTTGTGGTGGGTGTCGTGCTGGCCATCGTGTTCGCCGTGGTCGGACGGAAACCACCGCTTTAACGATCGAAACCAAGAGCAGAATGATGGGAATGTTCATGAAAAAGCCCTCGCTACGAGGGCTTTTTCATCCTGTCAAAGTCATCACGCCAACGCGTAGTAGCCAAATATTACCGAGGCGATGACAATACCCACAATCACCGGCGACTGATACCACGGAAGCGCGACCGGTCGCTTGCCACTTCTGTCCTTGCGACGTTTTCGCACCGCGTCGAGCTGGTCCCGGGTCGCAAACATTTTCTCCGGAAACGCGAAGCAGAGAGTACCGTAAACGGCGAGGGGGACACTCAACAGATAATCCCCCAGCACCAGAAATAAAACCGCCAGCCCCAGGCAAATGGCTCCCACAGTGCGGGATTCTCGATGCTGCATATCAACGCTCTCCTCAATCAGGTAATTTAAACGCTGTCATCAAGGCACCCGTCCCTGGGGCACCAACACACCTACTGCTTTTTATCCCCCCGCCACTGCATCCGGTAAAGATCGTGACGACGGTCTTTCAGGTTCTGCACCGTGCCACTGTTGCGCGCCATGATCAGAGACTCGGGACGCAAATCAGCGAACGCCACAGTTTCCACATTGGGCGTTGTATCCGCGGCAATACCATCCCGGGCAAACGGGAAGTCACAGGGGGTCAGAATACAGCTCTGAGCGTACTGAATGTCCATATTGGATACATTGGGCAGGTTACCCACGTTCCCCGACATGACCACATACATCTGGTTTTCCACCGCACGGGCCTGGCAGCAATAGCGCACCCGGAGATAGCTCTGACGCTCATCGGTGCAGAAAGGAACAAACAGTATCTGCACCCCCTGATCGGCAAGGTGACGCGCCAATTCCGGAAATTCCGAGTCGTAACAGATCAACACACCGATCGGCCCGCAGTCGGTATCGATGGCGGTCAGGCTGCTGCCACCTTCAATGTCCCACCAGTAGCGTTCGTTCGGCGTGGGGTGAATTTTGGGTTGCTCGAAAATCCGACCATCGCGCAGAAAAATGTAGGAAATATTTTCGATTCGGCCATTTTCCACGCGAGTGGGGTGCGAGCCGGCGATGATATTGACGTTGTAGCTGAGCGCCATGTCCCGGAACGCATCTTTGAGACGCGGCGTGTATTTGGTCAGTGCCTCAATCGACTCGAAGGGCGATAGCTCCTGGTCTTCAATGGACAGCAACTGCAACGTCAGCAGCTCCGGAAAAACCACGAAATCGCTTTTATAATCCGCCACGACATCAACAAAGTATTCGATGTACTTCAGAAACTCAGCGAACGACGTTACCCGGCGCTGCATATATTGCACGGTGGCAATACGCACCACATCAGGCATCCGGACACCATACTTTTTCACCGGCTTTTCATCCTGCTGTGGCACTTTCGGGTTGTACCAGACCAGGTGTGCGGCGTAGTTCAGCGACTCCGTATCATCGTCGAGGTAGTTGGGGATAACGCCAATCACCTCAAAACCATTGCGCAGTTGAAACGATAGCACCGGGTCCTTGATCTGCTTGTGCACCACCTGATCAATGTAGTTTTCTACCGTGCCGACTTTTTTCAGGCGTTTGTGCAGATTGGGCATTCGCCCCGCAAACACCACGCCTTTAAGTCCCAGGGACTGACACAATTTTTTCCGCTCGTTGTACAGGCGTTGGCCGATGCGATAGCCGCGATAAGCGTTATCGATACAGACTTCCATACCGTAAAGCCAGTCACCATGGATGTCGTGGCGGGAAGCAAAACCGTTACCGGTAATTTCATTCCAGGTGTGCGGCTTCAGCGCCACATCCCCGGAAATCCGGAAGGTGGCACAGTAGCCCACCAGGGCATCGCCCACCATCACCACGATCTGTCCCTGGCGGAAATTATTGATCTGCCCCACAATCGCCGCGCGCGGGTAGGTCTCCATTTTGAGTGGACCGTATACCCGGTCCGCCAGCGCCACAATCGCCGGCACATCCGCCAGCGTGGCATTGCGCACGGTCAGGTGGGCACCAGGTTGCCGCAGTTTGTTTTCCTCTTTCTTCGCCATACTGTTAACTGCCTCTACAACAGGGGAACAGCGGTTCAGCCGCTGATCTCTTTCAAATTGAGTCCATACAGGGCGGCGATCAGGGATATCCCGCCCAGCAATGCAATCACACCCGCGACACCGATCCACGCGGTCAACAGCCCCACGCTACCGAGGGCGAGCAGTGCAAGCCCGATCAGCGTGTTGCTGACCGCCACATATTGCGCGCGGGTCTGCGCGGTGGCCATATCGACAAGATAGACCTTGCGGGCCAGACGCGCCCCGCCGTGACAGATACTGATGCCAAAGAACAGCACCGCATGCACCCAGGGCAAAGCGAGCAGACCCAGCTCCAACCACGCCAGCGAGGCGGTCACGGCGCAGAGTGCCGCCCCTCCGAGCGCCGCCAGAGCCATGGTCCAGCGGCTGGAACGGTCACTCAGACGCCCCCACACCGGGGAACTCAAGCTGGCCGCCAGACCACTGGCAATAATCATCAGGCCCAGGCCCGCCGCACTGTTGCCCGCGTGCTCCTGAGCCAACAGAACGAAAAACGGCGGCACCAGGGCGATACTCAACAACAGTCCACGAGCCAACACGAAACGTCGGAAGTCCCGGTCGGTGAATACAATACCCAGGCTACGCACTGCAACACTCAGCGCATTGCCGCCGCCCTCGGTCGC is a window of Marinimicrobium sp. C6131 DNA encoding:
- a CDS encoding carbon-nitrogen hydrolase family protein, producing MAKKEENKLRQPGAHLTVRNATLADVPAIVALADRVYGPLKMETYPRAAIVGQINNFRQGQIVVMVGDALVGYCATFRISGDVALKPHTWNEITGNGFASRHDIHGDWLYGMEVCIDNAYRGYRIGQRLYNERKKLCQSLGLKGVVFAGRMPNLHKRLKKVGTVENYIDQVVHKQIKDPVLSFQLRNGFEVIGVIPNYLDDDTESLNYAAHLVWYNPKVPQQDEKPVKKYGVRMPDVVRIATVQYMQRRVTSFAEFLKYIEYFVDVVADYKSDFVVFPELLTLQLLSIEDQELSPFESIEALTKYTPRLKDAFRDMALSYNVNIIAGSHPTRVENGRIENISYIFLRDGRIFEQPKIHPTPNERYWWDIEGGSSLTAIDTDCGPIGVLICYDSEFPELARHLADQGVQILFVPFCTDERQSYLRVRYCCQARAVENQMYVVMSGNVGNLPNVSNMDIQYAQSCILTPCDFPFARDGIAADTTPNVETVAFADLRPESLIMARNSGTVQNLKDRRHDLYRMQWRGDKKQ
- a CDS encoding DUF1328 domain-containing protein, yielding MFSWAFLFLIIAIVAGVLGLSGIAGAATNIAWILFVVGVVLAIVFAVVGRKPPL